One Setaria italica strain Yugu1 chromosome II, Setaria_italica_v2.0, whole genome shotgun sequence DNA segment encodes these proteins:
- the LOC101778857 gene encoding iron-sulfur assembly protein IscA-like 2, mitochondrial isoform X2: protein MASAGPPLLRRIAPLLNGRIRANHRLLAFSSVVTAAAETTSSAEPEAVVMTENRIRRLKELHAKEPCNKGKMLRLCVEAGGCSGFQYAFLPDDKTNADDRVFEKDGAKLVVDNVSYEFVKGISKSKCNWGL from the exons atggcgtcggcgGGCCCCCCACTCCTCCGCCGCATTGCGCCTCTGCTTAACGGCCGCATCCGCGCCAATCACCGCCTTCTCGCCTTCTCCTCcgtcgtcaccgccgccgctgagACAACGTCGTCGGCGGAGCCGGAGGCCGTCGTTATGACGGAGAATCGCATCCGA AGACTGAAAGAGTTGCACGCTAAAGAACCATGCAACAAAGGTAAGATGTTGAGACTATGTGTTGAAGCTGGTGGTTGTTCTGGGTTCCAGTACGCCTTCTTACCCGATGACAAGACAAATGCAGATGATAG GGTCTTTGAGAAAGATGGTGCTAAGTTGGTGGTTGACAATGTCTCGTATGAGTTTGTGAAAG GTATCAGCAAATCCAAGTGCAATTGGGGGTTGTAG
- the LOC101778857 gene encoding iron-sulfur assembly protein IscA-like 2, mitochondrial isoform X1: MASAGPPLLRRIAPLLNGRIRANHRLLAFSSVVTAAAETTSSAEPEAVVMTENRIRRLKELHAKEPCNKGKMLRLCVEAGGCSGFQYAFLPDDKTNADDRVFEKDGAKLVVDNVSYEFVKGATVDYVEELIRAAFLVSANPSAIGGCSCKSSFNVK; the protein is encoded by the exons atggcgtcggcgGGCCCCCCACTCCTCCGCCGCATTGCGCCTCTGCTTAACGGCCGCATCCGCGCCAATCACCGCCTTCTCGCCTTCTCCTCcgtcgtcaccgccgccgctgagACAACGTCGTCGGCGGAGCCGGAGGCCGTCGTTATGACGGAGAATCGCATCCGA AGACTGAAAGAGTTGCACGCTAAAGAACCATGCAACAAAGGTAAGATGTTGAGACTATGTGTTGAAGCTGGTGGTTGTTCTGGGTTCCAGTACGCCTTCTTACCCGATGACAAGACAAATGCAGATGATAG GGTCTTTGAGAAAGATGGTGCTAAGTTGGTGGTTGACAATGTCTCGTATGAGTTTGTGAAAGGTGCAACCGTGGATTATGTTGAGGAACTTATTCGTGCAGCATTCCTT GTATCAGCAAATCCAAGTGCAATTGGGGGTTGTAGTTGTAAAAGTTCATTCAATGTCAAATAA
- the LOC101779538 gene encoding uncharacterized protein LOC101779538 isoform X2: protein MVIRMVKTSASFHPCLCVSSRAHGGRSSMSVSARTSSATSRSSGPKKPLFGELLGHLSWKMDEASKVLKDVPQRFLDALVDSIFKFTDEPLNPSESNFAPVDEISEAVEIYQIEGAIPEDFPEGVYIRNGSNPLFGALHSTASIFGKSWEIWVEGEGMLHALYFTKNTSGSWSVRYANRYVQSKTLRLERARQKPCFLPAIEGDSAAIIAAYIFNYMRFGKVNKDISNTNVFEHAGRVFAVAENHLPQEICTGNLDTGDTWDIGGEWNRPLTAHPKVAPGSGELVIFGTDAKKPFLVIGVVSADGTRLKHRVDLKLDRCTLCHDIGVTLKYNIIMDVPLTIDIIRLIKGGPLIQFEKESYARIGVMPRYGDADSIIWFNVEPFCMFHLINCFEEGDEIVVQGLRSPDSLIPGPRLAHNEYDSKISEPAEDNKSMKQGTSNEFSFRLYQWRLNLKTKSVSGEYLTGTEDSLELPMINNMYTGLQHSYAYAQVVDSLTSSSGNCEKVNPKYRGFAKFFLKKRNSTEIAGSSLIKMHYHWLGKDQFCSGAAFVPRVGGSHEDDGWIISFVHNEKTNTSQVHIIDAQRFEDAPVAKITLPRRVPYGFHGTFIHR, encoded by the exons ATGGTCATCAGGATGGTGAAAACGTCAGCTTCATTTCATCCCTGTCTCTGTGTGTCTTCTCGCGCCCATGGTGGGCGATCATCCATGTCTGTCAGCGCAAGAACATCATCGGCGACATCTAGAAGTTCCGGCCCGAAG aAACCTTTGTTTGGAGAGCTACTGGGGCATCTTTCGTGGAAGATGGACGAAGCCTCAAAGGTCCTGAAGGATGTCCCGCAGAGATTTCTGGACGCGCTCGTTGATTCAATCTTCAAATTTACTGATGAACCTCTGAATCCTTCCGAG AGCAATTTTGCACCGGTTGATGAAATCAGTGAAGCTGTAGAGATATACCAGATTGAAGGAGCGATACCGGAAGATTTCCCTGAGGGGGTGTACATCAGAAATG GTTCGAATCCACTATTTGGTGCTCTCCATTCCACGGCATCAATCTTCGGAAAATCCTGGGAGATATGGGTTGAGGGTGAGGGCATGCTCCATGCCCTCTACTTCACCAAAAACACTTCAGGCTCTTGGTCAGTCCGCTATGCCAATCGCTATGTGCAATCCAAGACACTCAGACTAGAAAGAGCCCGGCAGAAACCATGCTTCCTCCCTGCCATTGAAGGTGACTCTGCGGCCATCATCGCCGCCTACATTTTCAATTAT ATGAGGTTTGGCAAGGTGAACAAGGACATCAGCAACACCAACGTGTTTGAGCATGCCGGCAGGGTGTTTGCTGTTGCTGAGAACCATCTACCCCAAGAGATCTGCACAGGTAACCTCGACACTGGTGATACCTGGGACATAGGTGGGGAATGGAATCGACCCTTAACAGCTCATCCAAAG GTAGCTCCTGGATCAGGGGAACTTGTCATCTTTGGAACAGATGCAAAGAAGCCATTCCTAGTAATTGGAGTTGTCTCAG CTGATGGAACCAGACTAAAGCATAGGGTGGACCTCAAGCTGGACAGATGTACACTTTGTCATGATATAGGAGTTACTCTAAA GTACAACATAATCATGGATGTACCACTTACTATCGACATCATTAGACTGATTAAAGGTGGTCC GTTGATTCAGTTTGAGAAGGAAAGCTATGCAAGAATTGGAGTTATGCCCCGTTATGGTGATGCAGATTCAATTATCTGGTTCAATGTTGAACCATTCTGCATGTTCCATCTTATCAACTGTTTTGAAGAGGGTGATGAG ATTGTGGTGCAGGGTCTTCGTTCACCAGACTCCTTAATACCTGGCCCAAGACTTGCACACAACGAGTATGACTCAAAAATATCTGAGCCTGCAGAAGATAACAAGTCAATGAAACAAGGAACCAGCAATGAATTTTCCTTTCGGTTATATCAGTGGAGATTAAACTTGAAAACAAAGAGTGTCTCAGGGGAATATTTAACTGGAACAGAGGATTCACTGGAGCTCCCAATGATCAATAACATGTACACAGGCTTGCAACATAGTTATGCCTATGCACAAGTAGTGGATTCTTTAACGAGTTCTTCTGGCAACTGTGAGAAAG TTAACCCAAAGTATAGAGGTTTTGCAAAATTCTTCCTTAAGAAGAGAAACAGCACAGAG ATAGCGGGGTCAAGTCTCATAAAGATGCACTACCATTGGCTTGGTAAAGATCAGTTCTGCTCTGGAGCAGCATTTGTACCAAGAGTTGGTGGGTCACATGAAGATGATGGGTGGATAATTTCATTTGTACACAATGAGAAAACCAATACATCACAG GTGCATATTATTGATGCTCAAAGATTTGAAGATGCTCCTGTTGCAAAAATAACATTGCCACGAAGAGTACCTTATGGATTTCATGGAACTTTCATCCATAGATAA
- the LOC101779928 gene encoding nucleobase-ascorbate transporter 2, protein MAEVKPEDMVHHMPMDQLQGFEYCIDSNPSWGEGIALGFQHYILSLGTAVMIPTMLVPLMGGNDHDKAKVVQTLLFVTGIKTLLQTLFGTRLPTIMGGSYAYVVPVLSIIRDPSIAQIADGHTRFLQTMRAIQGSLIVSSSIQIILGYSQLWAICSRFFSPLGMVPVIALVGLGLFERGFPVVGKCVEIGLPMLILFVALSQYLKHVNVRHVPVLERFSMLMCIALVWVYAHILTASGAYKHTALVTQINCRTDLANLISSSQWISIPYPLQWGAPTFSADHAFGMMAAVVVSLIETTGAFKAAARLASATPPPAYVLSRGIGWQGIGTLLDGLFGTGTGSTVSVENVGLLGSTRVGSRRVIQISAGFMIFFSMLGKFGALFASIPFTIFAAIYCVMFGIVAAVGLSFMQFTNMNSMRNLFIIGVSLFLGLSIPEYFSRYSTSSRQGPAHTKAGWFNDYINTIFSSPPTVALFVAVLLDNTLDVRDAARDRGMPWWARFRTFRGDSRNEEFYTLPFNLNRFFPPS, encoded by the exons ATGGCCGAGGTGAAGCCGGAGGACATGGTCCATCACATGCCCATGGACCAGCTCCAGGGCTTCGAGTACTGCATCGACTCCAATCCTTCCTGGG GGGAAGGGATTGCTTTGGGTTTCCAGCACTACATACTGTCTCTGGGCACTGCTGTCATGATCCCCACAATGCTGGTTCCGCTCATGGGTGGAAACGAT CATGATAAGGCCAAGGTGGTTCAAACTCTGCTGTTTGTCACTGGGATCAAGACGCTGCTCCAGACGCTATTTGGCACTCGCCTTCCTACAATCATGGGAGGTTCATATGCATATGTGGTTCCAGTCCTCTCCATAATCCGCGACCCCTCGATCGCACAAATAGCTGATGGCCATACT AGATTTCTTCAGACTATGAGAGCCATACAAGGTTCGCTGATTGTATCCTCAAGCATTCAAATAATTCTTGGATATAGCCAGTTGTGGGCAATATGTTCTAG GTTCTTTAGCCCACTTGGGATGGTTCCCGTCATTGCATTGGTGGGGCTTGGCCTTTTTGAGAGAGGATTCCCAGTG GTTGGGAAATGTGTGGAGATTGGTCTTCCAATGCTCATCCTATTTGTTGCGCTTTCCCAGTATCTGAAGCACGTGAATGTTCGGCACGTTCCTGTGTTGGAGAGGTTCTCAATGCTGATGTGCATCGCTCTTGTCTGGGTATATGCCCACATCCTCACAGCAAGTGGTGCATACAAGCACACGGCACTTGTCACCCAGATCAACTGCCGAACAGACCTTGCCAATCTCATATCTTCATCACAATG GATAAGCATTCCGTATCCATTACAATGGGGCGCACCAACATTCAGTGCAGACCATGCTTTCGGTATGATGGCTGCTGTGGTGGTCTCTTTAATCGAG ACAACAGGAGCATTCAAAGCTGCTGCCCGGTTGGCTAGTGCGACACCCCCACCAGCATATGTCCTGAGCAGAGGCATTGGGTGGCAG GGCATTGGCACCCTACTAGATGGCCTATTTGGCACTGGAACTGGTTCTACTGTTTCTGT TGAGAATGTCGGActccttggatcaacaagagtCGGTAGCAGAAGAGTGATACAAATTTCTGCAGGTTTCATGATCTTCTTCTCCATGCTAG GTAAATTTGGAGCACTTTTTGCCTCCATTCCCTTCACAATATTTGCTGCCATTTACTGTGTTATGTTTGGAATTGTCG CTGCCGTGGGGCTCTCCTTTATGCAGTTCACCAACATGAACTCAATGCGCAACCTCTTCATCATTGGTGTTTCACTCTTCCTTGGTTTATCTATACCAGAGTACTTCTCTCGGTATTCCACGAGTTCTCGACAGGGCCCAGCGCACACAAAGGCTGGATGG TTCAATGACTACATCAACACCATCTTCTCATCACCGCCAACCGTAGCCCTCTTCGTGGCGGTACTCCTTGACAACACACTCGACGTCAGAGACGCGGCAAGGGACAGAGGAATGCCATGGTGGGCACGATTCAGGACGTTCCGAGGCGACAGTAGGAACGAAGAGTTCTACACGCTGCCTTTCAACCTCAACAGATTCTTCCCCCCATCATGA
- the LOC101779538 gene encoding uncharacterized protein LOC101779538 isoform X1 encodes MVIRMVKTSASFHPCLCVSSRAHGGRSSMSVSARTSSATSRSSGPKKPLFGELLGHLSWKMDEASKVLKDVPQRFLDALVDSIFKFTDEPLNPSESNFAPVDEISEAVEIYQIEGAIPEDFPEGVYIRNGSNPLFGALHSTASIFGKSWEIWVEGEGMLHALYFTKNTSGSWSVRYANRYVQSKTLRLERARQKPCFLPAIEGDSAAIIAAYIFNYMRFGKVNKDISNTNVFEHAGRVFAVAENHLPQEICTGNLDTGDTWDIGGEWNRPLTAHPKVAPGSGELVIFGTDAKKPFLVIGVVSADGTRLKHRVDLKLDRCTLCHDIGVTLKYNIIMDVPLTIDIIRLIKGGPLIQFEKESYARIGVMPRYGDADSIIWFNVEPFCMFHLINCFEEGDEIVVQGLRSPDSLIPGPRLAHNEYDSKISEPAEDNKSMKQGTSNEFSFRLYQWRLNLKTKSVSGEYLTGTEDSLELPMINNMYTGLQHSYAYAQVVDSLTSSSGNCEKAIPDFGRKILFMCSIWMFEKVNPKYRGFAKFFLKKRNSTEIAGSSLIKMHYHWLGKDQFCSGAAFVPRVGGSHEDDGWIISFVHNEKTNTSQVHIIDAQRFEDAPVAKITLPRRVPYGFHGTFIHR; translated from the exons ATGGTCATCAGGATGGTGAAAACGTCAGCTTCATTTCATCCCTGTCTCTGTGTGTCTTCTCGCGCCCATGGTGGGCGATCATCCATGTCTGTCAGCGCAAGAACATCATCGGCGACATCTAGAAGTTCCGGCCCGAAG aAACCTTTGTTTGGAGAGCTACTGGGGCATCTTTCGTGGAAGATGGACGAAGCCTCAAAGGTCCTGAAGGATGTCCCGCAGAGATTTCTGGACGCGCTCGTTGATTCAATCTTCAAATTTACTGATGAACCTCTGAATCCTTCCGAG AGCAATTTTGCACCGGTTGATGAAATCAGTGAAGCTGTAGAGATATACCAGATTGAAGGAGCGATACCGGAAGATTTCCCTGAGGGGGTGTACATCAGAAATG GTTCGAATCCACTATTTGGTGCTCTCCATTCCACGGCATCAATCTTCGGAAAATCCTGGGAGATATGGGTTGAGGGTGAGGGCATGCTCCATGCCCTCTACTTCACCAAAAACACTTCAGGCTCTTGGTCAGTCCGCTATGCCAATCGCTATGTGCAATCCAAGACACTCAGACTAGAAAGAGCCCGGCAGAAACCATGCTTCCTCCCTGCCATTGAAGGTGACTCTGCGGCCATCATCGCCGCCTACATTTTCAATTAT ATGAGGTTTGGCAAGGTGAACAAGGACATCAGCAACACCAACGTGTTTGAGCATGCCGGCAGGGTGTTTGCTGTTGCTGAGAACCATCTACCCCAAGAGATCTGCACAGGTAACCTCGACACTGGTGATACCTGGGACATAGGTGGGGAATGGAATCGACCCTTAACAGCTCATCCAAAG GTAGCTCCTGGATCAGGGGAACTTGTCATCTTTGGAACAGATGCAAAGAAGCCATTCCTAGTAATTGGAGTTGTCTCAG CTGATGGAACCAGACTAAAGCATAGGGTGGACCTCAAGCTGGACAGATGTACACTTTGTCATGATATAGGAGTTACTCTAAA GTACAACATAATCATGGATGTACCACTTACTATCGACATCATTAGACTGATTAAAGGTGGTCC GTTGATTCAGTTTGAGAAGGAAAGCTATGCAAGAATTGGAGTTATGCCCCGTTATGGTGATGCAGATTCAATTATCTGGTTCAATGTTGAACCATTCTGCATGTTCCATCTTATCAACTGTTTTGAAGAGGGTGATGAG ATTGTGGTGCAGGGTCTTCGTTCACCAGACTCCTTAATACCTGGCCCAAGACTTGCACACAACGAGTATGACTCAAAAATATCTGAGCCTGCAGAAGATAACAAGTCAATGAAACAAGGAACCAGCAATGAATTTTCCTTTCGGTTATATCAGTGGAGATTAAACTTGAAAACAAAGAGTGTCTCAGGGGAATATTTAACTGGAACAGAGGATTCACTGGAGCTCCCAATGATCAATAACATGTACACAGGCTTGCAACATAGTTATGCCTATGCACAAGTAGTGGATTCTTTAACGAGTTCTTCTGGCAACTGTGAGAAAG CCATTCCAGACTTTGGTCGAAAAATACTTTTTATGTGTTCAATTTGGATGTTTGAAAAAG TTAACCCAAAGTATAGAGGTTTTGCAAAATTCTTCCTTAAGAAGAGAAACAGCACAGAG ATAGCGGGGTCAAGTCTCATAAAGATGCACTACCATTGGCTTGGTAAAGATCAGTTCTGCTCTGGAGCAGCATTTGTACCAAGAGTTGGTGGGTCACATGAAGATGATGGGTGGATAATTTCATTTGTACACAATGAGAAAACCAATACATCACAG GTGCATATTATTGATGCTCAAAGATTTGAAGATGCTCCTGTTGCAAAAATAACATTGCCACGAAGAGTACCTTATGGATTTCATGGAACTTTCATCCATAGATAA
- the LOC101779538 gene encoding uncharacterized protein LOC101779538 isoform X3, with the protein MVIRMVKTSASFHPCLCVSSRAHGGRSSMSVSARTSSATSRSSGPKKPLFGELLGHLSWKMDEASKVLKDVPQRFLDALVDSIFKFTDEPLNPSESNFAPVDEISEAVEIYQIEGAIPEDFPEGVYIRNGSNPLFGALHSTASIFGKSWEIWVEGEGMLHALYFTKNTSGSWSVRYANRYVQSKTLRLERARQKPCFLPAIEGDSAAIIAAYIFNYMRFGKVNKDISNTNVFEHAGRVFAVAENHLPQEICTGNLDTGDTWDIGGEWNRPLTAHPKVAPGSGELVIFGTDAKKPFLVIGVVSADGTRLKHRVDLKLDRCTLCHDIGVTLKLIQFEKESYARIGVMPRYGDADSIIWFNVEPFCMFHLINCFEEGDEIVVQGLRSPDSLIPGPRLAHNEYDSKISEPAEDNKSMKQGTSNEFSFRLYQWRLNLKTKSVSGEYLTGTEDSLELPMINNMYTGLQHSYAYAQVVDSLTSSSGNCEKAIPDFGRKILFMCSIWMFEKVNPKYRGFAKFFLKKRNSTEIAGSSLIKMHYHWLGKDQFCSGAAFVPRVGGSHEDDGWIISFVHNEKTNTSQVHIIDAQRFEDAPVAKITLPRRVPYGFHGTFIHR; encoded by the exons ATGGTCATCAGGATGGTGAAAACGTCAGCTTCATTTCATCCCTGTCTCTGTGTGTCTTCTCGCGCCCATGGTGGGCGATCATCCATGTCTGTCAGCGCAAGAACATCATCGGCGACATCTAGAAGTTCCGGCCCGAAG aAACCTTTGTTTGGAGAGCTACTGGGGCATCTTTCGTGGAAGATGGACGAAGCCTCAAAGGTCCTGAAGGATGTCCCGCAGAGATTTCTGGACGCGCTCGTTGATTCAATCTTCAAATTTACTGATGAACCTCTGAATCCTTCCGAG AGCAATTTTGCACCGGTTGATGAAATCAGTGAAGCTGTAGAGATATACCAGATTGAAGGAGCGATACCGGAAGATTTCCCTGAGGGGGTGTACATCAGAAATG GTTCGAATCCACTATTTGGTGCTCTCCATTCCACGGCATCAATCTTCGGAAAATCCTGGGAGATATGGGTTGAGGGTGAGGGCATGCTCCATGCCCTCTACTTCACCAAAAACACTTCAGGCTCTTGGTCAGTCCGCTATGCCAATCGCTATGTGCAATCCAAGACACTCAGACTAGAAAGAGCCCGGCAGAAACCATGCTTCCTCCCTGCCATTGAAGGTGACTCTGCGGCCATCATCGCCGCCTACATTTTCAATTAT ATGAGGTTTGGCAAGGTGAACAAGGACATCAGCAACACCAACGTGTTTGAGCATGCCGGCAGGGTGTTTGCTGTTGCTGAGAACCATCTACCCCAAGAGATCTGCACAGGTAACCTCGACACTGGTGATACCTGGGACATAGGTGGGGAATGGAATCGACCCTTAACAGCTCATCCAAAG GTAGCTCCTGGATCAGGGGAACTTGTCATCTTTGGAACAGATGCAAAGAAGCCATTCCTAGTAATTGGAGTTGTCTCAG CTGATGGAACCAGACTAAAGCATAGGGTGGACCTCAAGCTGGACAGATGTACACTTTGTCATGATATAGGAGTTACTCTAAA GTTGATTCAGTTTGAGAAGGAAAGCTATGCAAGAATTGGAGTTATGCCCCGTTATGGTGATGCAGATTCAATTATCTGGTTCAATGTTGAACCATTCTGCATGTTCCATCTTATCAACTGTTTTGAAGAGGGTGATGAG ATTGTGGTGCAGGGTCTTCGTTCACCAGACTCCTTAATACCTGGCCCAAGACTTGCACACAACGAGTATGACTCAAAAATATCTGAGCCTGCAGAAGATAACAAGTCAATGAAACAAGGAACCAGCAATGAATTTTCCTTTCGGTTATATCAGTGGAGATTAAACTTGAAAACAAAGAGTGTCTCAGGGGAATATTTAACTGGAACAGAGGATTCACTGGAGCTCCCAATGATCAATAACATGTACACAGGCTTGCAACATAGTTATGCCTATGCACAAGTAGTGGATTCTTTAACGAGTTCTTCTGGCAACTGTGAGAAAG CCATTCCAGACTTTGGTCGAAAAATACTTTTTATGTGTTCAATTTGGATGTTTGAAAAAG TTAACCCAAAGTATAGAGGTTTTGCAAAATTCTTCCTTAAGAAGAGAAACAGCACAGAG ATAGCGGGGTCAAGTCTCATAAAGATGCACTACCATTGGCTTGGTAAAGATCAGTTCTGCTCTGGAGCAGCATTTGTACCAAGAGTTGGTGGGTCACATGAAGATGATGGGTGGATAATTTCATTTGTACACAATGAGAAAACCAATACATCACAG GTGCATATTATTGATGCTCAAAGATTTGAAGATGCTCCTGTTGCAAAAATAACATTGCCACGAAGAGTACCTTATGGATTTCATGGAACTTTCATCCATAGATAA